The proteins below come from a single Mya arenaria isolate MELC-2E11 chromosome 6, ASM2691426v1 genomic window:
- the LOC128237947 gene encoding melanoma-associated antigen E1-like, protein MALSTGLKCQGLKTSKYLSMNRQSEGLTTDIPITPNSEGLTTDIPITPNSKGLTTDIPITTNSEGLTTDIPITPNSEGLTTDIPITPNNEGLTTDIPITTNSEGLTTDIPITPNSEGLTTDIAITPNSEGLTTDIPITTNSEGLTTDIPIIPNSEGLTTDIPITTNSEGLTTDIPITPNSEGLTTDIPITPNSEGLTTDIPITPNSKGLTTDIPITTNSEGLTTDIPITPNSEGLTTDIPITTNSEGLTTDIPITPNSEGITTDIPITPNSE, encoded by the exons ATGGCGCTAAGCACTGGCCTAAAATGCCAAGgtttgaaaacttcaaaatatctTTCCATGAATAGACAAAG TGAAGGACTAACCACTGATATTCCAATAACCCCAAATAGTGAAGGACTAACCACTGATATTCCAATAACCCCAAATAGTAAAGGACTAACCACTGATATTCCAATAACCACAAATAGTGAAGGACTAACCACTGATATTCCAATAACCCCAAATAGTGAAGGACTAACCACTGATATTCCAATAACCCCTAATAATGAAGGACTAACCACTGATATTCCAATAACCACAAATAGTGAAGGACTAACCACTGATATTCCAATAACCCCAAATAGTGAAGGACTAACCACTGATATTGCAATAACCCCTAATAGTGAAGGACTAACCACTGATATTCCAATAACCACAAATAGTGAAGGACTAACCACTGATATTCCAATAATCCCAAATAGTGAAGGACTAACCACTGATATTCCAATAACCACAAATAGTGAAGGACTAACCACTGATATTCCAATAACACCAAATAGTGAAGGACTAACTACTGATATTCCAATAACCCCAAATAGTGAAGGACTAACCACTGATATTCCAATAACCCCAAATAGTAAAGGACTAACCACTGATATTCCAATAACCACAAATAGTGAAGGACTAACCACTGATATTCCAATAACCCCAAATAGTGAAGGACTAACCACTGATATTCCAATAACCACAAATAGTGAAGGACTAACCACTGATATTCCAATAACCCCAAATAGTGAAGGAATAACCACTGATATTCCAATAACCCCAAATAGTGAATGA